A genomic segment from Panthera tigris isolate Pti1 chromosome A1, P.tigris_Pti1_mat1.1, whole genome shotgun sequence encodes:
- the FBLL1 gene encoding rRNA/tRNA 2'-O-methyltransferase fibrillarin-like protein 1, with translation MKSASSSRGGGSGGRGGGGWGGGWGGGRGGGGKGGGGDGGPGGKGGFGARSRGFGGGGRGRGRGGGDSRDRGGSGQRRGGVARSKNRRRKGANAVTVEPHRHEGVFIYRGAEDALVTLNMVPGHSVYGERRITVTEGGVKQEYRTWNPFRSKLAAAILGGVDQIHIKPKSKVLYLGAASGTTVSHVSDIIGPDGLVYAVEFSHRAGRDLVNVAKQRTNIIPVLEDARHPLKYRMLIGMVDVIFADVAQPDQSRIVALNAHTFLRNGGHFLISIKANCIDSTASAEAVFASEVRKLQQENLKPQEQLTLEPYERDHAVVVGVYRPLPKGSSK, from the coding sequence ATGAAGTCTGCCTCAAGTTCCCGCGGCGGTGGGTCCGGTGGGCGTGGTGGTGGCGGCTGGGGTGGTGGCTGGGGCGGGGGTCGAGGCGGAGgaggcaaaggaggaggaggggatggcGGCCCCGGAGGCAAAGGCGGTTTCGGGGCGCGGTCGCGTGGCTTCGGGGGcggaggccgggggcgggggcgcggagGCGGGGACAGCAGGGACCGTGGTGGCAGCGGGCAGCGGCGTGGCGGCGTGGCCAGGAGCAAAAACCGCCGGCGGAAGGGCGCCAATGCCGTGACGGTGGAGCCACACAGGCATGAGGGTGTCTTCATCTACCGCGGAGCGGAGGACGCGCTGGTAACGCTGAATATGGTGCCGGGCCACTCGGTGTACGGCGAACGGCGCATCACAGTGACTGAGGGCGGCGTGAAGCAGGAATACCGCACATGGAACCCCTTCCGTTCCAAGCTGGCAGCCGCAATCCTGGGCGGGGTCGACCAGATCCACATCAAGCCCAAGTCCAAAGTGCTGTACCTGGGTGCTGCCTCGGGGACCACGGTGTCTCACGTCTCTGACATCATCGGCCCCGATGGCCTTGTGTATGCGGTTGAGTTCTCCCACCGCGCTGGCCGCGATCTGGTTAATGTGGCCAAGCAGCGAACCAACATCATCCCAGTTCTCGAAGATGCCCGGCACCCACTCAAGTACCGCATGCTCATAGGAATGGTGGATGTGATCTTTGCCGATGTGGCCCAGCCTGACCAGTCCCGCATAGTGGCTCTGAATGCCCACACCTTCCTGCGCAACGGGGGCCACTTCCTTATTTCCATTAAGGCCAATTGCATTGACTCCACTGCATCTGCTGAGGCGGTGTTTGCTTCAGAGGTGAGGAAGTTGCAGCAGGAGAACTTAAAGCCTCAAGAGCAACTGACCCTGGAGCCCTATGAGAGGGACCACGCTGTAGTCGTCGGGGTCTACCGGCCCCTTCCCAAGGGCAGCAGCAAGTAG